The window CGCGAGGGCCGGCTTCCGGGCCTAAGTCGACGACATGGTCGCAGCGGGCGATGAAGTCGATGTTATGCTCCACCGCAATCACGGTGTGGCCGAGCTCCACGAGCTTGCGAAGCGCCACCAGCAGCACCGCCACATCTTTGAGGTGCAGACCCACGGTAGGCTCATCGAAGATAAAGAGTACCGGGTCGGTCTCTCCACGCTTTCGACCATCGGCGATGTAGGTCGCGAGCTTCAGGCGCTGGGCCTCCCCGCCGGAGTAGGTGGCCGTGGTCTGGCCCAGGCGAAGATACCCCAGCCCGACCTCCAGAAGCGGCCTGAGCTTGCGCTGAAGCGCGGCGTGGCCCTCGAAGAAGTCGACCGCTTCGAGCACGGTCATCTCAAAGATCTGGTCGATGGTTTTGCCCCGGTAACGCACACCGAGAACTTTGGGGCCAAAACGTTTGCCGCCGCAGTCATCACAGGGCACATCCACATCGGCCATAAAATGCATCTCGACGGTGACCGTGCCGGTCCCCTCGCAGATCTCGCACCGGCCGCCCGAGGTGTTGAAGGAAAAATCGCCCATGGTCAGCCCCAGACGACGCGCGTCGTGGGTGCCGCTGAAGATTTTGCGGATGTCGTCGTAGGCCTTGGTGTAACTCATGGCGTTGGAGCGCGAGGAGCGGCCGATGGCCGACTGATCCATCATCTCCACATCGGCGAAGCGCTCCAGCCCCTCCAGGGCGTCGAAGTGGCCGGCTTCTACCCCGCCTTGCCCTCGCAGCCGCCGCCAGCCGTTAAAGAGCACGTCTTCCATCAGGGTGCTCTTGCCGGAGCCGCTCACGCCTGTGATGGCCGTGATGCGTTCGTGGGGGATATCGACGGTGAGGTCTTTGAGGTTGTGATGGCGTGCACCGACAATGCGCACAAAGCCGGGGATGTCAGCGGTGGTCTGCGGCACCATGGCTTCACAGGTCGAGAAGTCCACGCGCTCATCGAGATCAAAGCCGGAGAGCGGGCCCTCGTAGGTCAGCTCTCCGCCGCCCTCCCCGCCCACCGGGCCAATTTCGAGCACGTGATCCGCGCCCAGGATGATCTCCGGGTCGTGTTCGACCACGACCACGGTGTTGCCCAGGTCGCGCAGGCCACGGAGCACCTCCAGCAACTTCTCGGAATCGCGGGCGTGCAACCCGGCCGTGGGCTCATCGAGCACGTAGAGCGTGTCGGTGAGCGCGCGCCCCAGGCTTGAGGTCAGGTGAATGCGCTGCATCTCCCCGCCGCTCAAGGTGCGCGACTGCCGGCCGAGCTCCAGGTAGCCCAGCCCCACCTCATGCAAATAAAGCAGGCGGTGGGTGATCTCGGCCAGCAAAGGCTCAATGCGTGCGCGTACATGGGGAGCGAGCTCCATCACATCAAAGAAGGCCAGCGCCTGCTCAATGCGCATCTCCCAAAAATCGCTGATGAGGCGACCGGCAAAGCGCACGTTGCGCGCGTCGGGGTGAAGGCGCGTGCCCTCGCAGTCCTCACAGGTGTCGTAGCCGCGGTATCTCGCGAGCATGATGCGCACGTCGGTGCGGTGCTGCTTCTTCTGCAGAGCTTTGAAGAACTTCGCGATGCCCGGGTAGCCCTTGCCCCCAAAGCGCACAAAGCGCCGATGCTCCTCGGCCAGATCGCCATAAGGGATATCGATGGGAATGCCCGCGTCGCGGCAGGCTTCCATCATCTTTTTATGCTGGACGCGGTACTTCGGGGTCTGAAAACAGGCCACCGCTCCATCTTCCAGGGTCACCCGGGGGTTGGGGATGACGCGGGCGTAATCCACGCCCATCGTTTTTCCGAATCCGGTGCAGGTCGGGCAGGCACCCACCGAGCTGTTGAAGCTAAAGAGCGCCGGCTGGGGCTCGACCATGTCGCGGCCGCAGCTGTTGCAGCGAAACGCCTGGTCAAAGACCCGGGGCGCCTCGCGCTTGCGGTGCTCAAAGATCTCCACCCGGCCGCGGCCCAGC of the Lujinxingia sediminis genome contains:
- the uvrA gene encoding excinuclease ABC subunit UvrA — encoded protein: MDAVRLKGVRTHNLKHISCTIPHNCLTVVTGVSGSGKSSLAFDTLYAEGQRRYTESLSTYARQFLQRLPRPPIDAISNVPPAIALRQKNEVSNARSTVGTVTEIDDHLHLIYTHVGVTSCPDCGVEVSRDNPAEVVDRLLNELEEGTRLILVASVAPEEASQRALLLEHLVGQGYRRLYIDHETIDVTESGVESLLDMEAFPVVVDRLVLRADERMRIAEAVEAAMGLGRGRVEIFEHRKREAPRVFDQAFRCNSCGRDMVEPQPALFSFNSSVGACPTCTGFGKTMGVDYARVIPNPRVTLEDGAVACFQTPKYRVQHKKMMEACRDAGIPIDIPYGDLAEEHRRFVRFGGKGYPGIAKFFKALQKKQHRTDVRIMLARYRGYDTCEDCEGTRLHPDARNVRFAGRLISDFWEMRIEQALAFFDVMELAPHVRARIEPLLAEITHRLLYLHEVGLGYLELGRQSRTLSGGEMQRIHLTSSLGRALTDTLYVLDEPTAGLHARDSEKLLEVLRGLRDLGNTVVVVEHDPEIILGADHVLEIGPVGGEGGGELTYEGPLSGFDLDERVDFSTCEAMVPQTTADIPGFVRIVGARHHNLKDLTVDIPHERITAITGVSGSGKSTLMEDVLFNGWRRLRGQGGVEAGHFDALEGLERFADVEMMDQSAIGRSSRSNAMSYTKAYDDIRKIFSGTHDARRLGLTMGDFSFNTSGGRCEICEGTGTVTVEMHFMADVDVPCDDCGGKRFGPKVLGVRYRGKTIDQIFEMTVLEAVDFFEGHAALQRKLRPLLEVGLGYLRLGQTTATYSGGEAQRLKLATYIADGRKRGETDPVLFIFDEPTVGLHLKDVAVLLVALRKLVELGHTVIAVEHNIDFIARCDHVVDLGPEAGPRGGELVASGSPREVAGVEKSVTGRYLRELFKGIGKKAG